A stretch of Streptomyces vietnamensis DNA encodes these proteins:
- a CDS encoding sodium:solute symporter family transporter, translated as MTRHTMSSGLLNPVGSDAGGAVITAFLVFVAVCLLWVFTLAAQDENPERLYTAGRSLSPVFNGFAMAGEQISVVSLFATTGAVALFGYDGFATAVDSAVALAVLLLLAQRIRRSGRYTLGGLFTLRASGQGLRTAAAVVTLVITIPLLVIQLRAGGISAALLIGKSSSAAQIACTVLMGGLIVCFAAVADLKGTSLLQVVKVPVTLLVLAVVALLSLRKMEWDPGVLLETAARNSVDPEGFLAPGLWAHTAGLGSLNTVSDHVVVVLGTAMLPHLILRVSASSTPHTARRSVSVATGLVGAFFLLLITTGFAAAAVVGSKDIASVDPNGQAAPVLLAAGVLGYGSDPRIVLITVMACVAFMAVLTGVTSISFAAAVSLTHDVFARAGRSRTDQGEVRVLRSVVVGLCVLCLSLSVAVHRQPVEFLVTFSLSVAAACVFPVLVYSFFWEGFNRRGLLWSVYGGLFLCAVLTFFSPTVSGTSYAVWPDVDFSWYPYHSPGLVAVPAAFVLGWLGSNASGGDTRGAFRRALSRDVGR; from the coding sequence ATGACCCGACACACGATGAGCTCGGGCCTGCTCAACCCCGTCGGCTCCGATGCCGGCGGAGCGGTGATCACGGCGTTCCTCGTCTTCGTCGCCGTCTGTCTGTTGTGGGTCTTCACACTCGCCGCACAGGACGAGAACCCCGAGCGCCTCTACACCGCCGGCCGCTCCCTCTCCCCCGTCTTCAACGGGTTCGCGATGGCCGGCGAGCAGATATCGGTCGTCAGCCTGTTCGCCACGACGGGCGCGGTCGCCCTCTTCGGATACGACGGATTCGCCACCGCCGTCGACAGTGCCGTCGCACTGGCCGTCCTGCTCCTCCTGGCCCAGCGAATTCGCAGGAGCGGCCGCTACACGCTCGGGGGGCTGTTCACCCTGCGTGCGTCGGGGCAGGGCCTTCGTACGGCCGCGGCCGTGGTGACCCTGGTCATCACGATCCCCCTGCTCGTGATCCAGTTGCGGGCCGGCGGCATCAGCGCGGCGCTGCTGATCGGCAAGTCGTCCTCCGCGGCCCAGATCGCGTGCACCGTGCTGATGGGGGGCCTCATCGTCTGCTTCGCCGCTGTGGCGGACCTGAAGGGCACCAGCCTCCTCCAGGTCGTCAAAGTCCCCGTCACTCTGCTGGTGCTCGCGGTGGTCGCGCTGCTGAGCCTCAGGAAAATGGAGTGGGACCCTGGCGTGCTCCTCGAGACAGCAGCCAGGAACAGCGTGGACCCGGAGGGATTTCTGGCGCCAGGGCTCTGGGCGCACACGGCGGGCCTCGGCTCCCTCAACACCGTCAGCGACCATGTCGTCGTGGTCCTCGGCACGGCCATGCTGCCCCATCTGATCCTGCGGGTCAGCGCCTCCAGCACGCCGCACACGGCGCGTCGGTCCGTCAGCGTCGCCACAGGGCTGGTGGGCGCGTTCTTCCTCCTGTTGATCACGACGGGATTCGCGGCCGCGGCCGTGGTGGGCAGCAAGGACATCGCCTCGGTCGACCCCAACGGACAAGCCGCGCCGGTCCTGCTGGCCGCGGGCGTGCTCGGGTACGGATCGGACCCCCGGATCGTGCTCATCACCGTCATGGCGTGTGTCGCTTTCATGGCTGTCCTCACCGGTGTGACCAGCATCAGCTTCGCCGCCGCGGTCTCCCTCACTCACGACGTGTTCGCGCGCGCCGGGCGGAGCCGTACCGACCAAGGAGAAGTACGGGTGCTGCGTTCTGTCGTCGTCGGCCTGTGCGTCCTGTGCCTCTCCTTGTCCGTGGCCGTCCACCGACAGCCCGTCGAGTTCCTCGTGACCTTCTCCCTGAGCGTTGCCGCGGCGTGCGTCTTCCCCGTGCTGGTCTACTCCTTCTTCTGGGAGGGCTTCAACAGGAGAGGACTGCTGTGGTCCGTCTACGGGGGACTGTTCCTGTGCGCCGTACTGACGTTCTTCTCGCCCACCGTGTCCGGCACCTCGTACGCGGTGTGGCCCGACGTCGACTTCAGCTGGTATCCGTACCACTCACCGGGTCTGGTCGCCGTGCCTGCTGCCTTTGTCCTCGGGTGGCTCGGCAGCAACGCGTCGGGCGGTGACACGCGCGGTGCCTTCCGCCGCGCCCTCTCCCGTGACGTCGGCCGGTAG
- a CDS encoding NAD(P)H-dependent flavin oxidoreductase translates to MLTTRFTQEFGVRHPVVCGGMTGVGTAPLIAAVAEAGGLGFLTALTQPTPAALADEIKRVRDLTDQPFGVNLTILPTVAAVDYEEYRDVIVASGVPFVETAGSNPEPLLPYFHGAGMKVIHKATSVRHALKAERLGVDAVSIDGFEAAGHPGEDDVPGLVLIPAAAQRLSIPLIASGGIADASGLVAALALGADAVNMGTRFVATRESPVHEAVKQQIVTNDERSTVLVFRKFRNTARVVRNAVSEEILRIEADRGTDFSDIAHLASGKRGRQRVLAEGQTDDGMWWAGQSQGLITDIPSVGDLISTLVTDAELLITLRLNGLVSS, encoded by the coding sequence ATGCTGACGACCCGATTCACCCAGGAGTTCGGGGTACGCCATCCCGTCGTGTGCGGAGGGATGACCGGTGTCGGGACGGCACCGCTCATCGCCGCCGTCGCCGAAGCAGGCGGGCTCGGCTTCCTCACCGCGCTCACCCAGCCGACTCCTGCCGCCCTGGCCGACGAGATCAAGCGGGTCCGGGACCTCACGGACCAGCCCTTCGGAGTCAACCTGACGATCCTGCCCACCGTCGCGGCAGTCGACTACGAGGAGTACCGCGATGTGATCGTGGCCTCCGGCGTCCCGTTCGTGGAGACGGCGGGCAGCAACCCCGAGCCGTTGCTCCCGTACTTCCACGGCGCCGGGATGAAGGTGATCCACAAGGCGACCTCTGTGCGGCACGCGCTCAAGGCCGAACGGCTCGGCGTGGACGCCGTGTCCATCGACGGCTTCGAGGCCGCCGGCCACCCCGGCGAGGACGACGTCCCCGGGCTGGTGCTGATACCGGCCGCCGCTCAGCGTCTGTCCATCCCGTTGATCGCCAGTGGTGGGATCGCCGACGCCTCCGGGCTGGTGGCGGCGCTGGCGCTCGGCGCCGACGCCGTCAACATGGGCACCCGGTTCGTCGCCACCCGGGAATCCCCCGTGCACGAGGCAGTCAAGCAGCAGATCGTGACGAACGACGAACGTTCCACGGTGCTGGTCTTCCGTAAGTTCCGGAACACCGCCCGCGTGGTCCGCAACGCCGTCAGTGAGGAGATCCTGCGCATCGAGGCCGACCGTGGAACCGACTTCTCCGACATCGCCCACCTCGCCTCCGGCAAGCGCGGCCGACAGCGCGTGCTCGCGGAAGGGCAGACGGACGACGGCATGTGGTGGGCAGGCCAGTCCCAGGGACTCATCACCGACATCCCCTCGGTCGGTGACCTGATCTCCACCCTCGTCACCGACGCCGAGCTCCTCATCACCCTGCGCCTCAACGGCCTCGTCAGCTCGTAG
- a CDS encoding acyl-CoA dehydrogenase family protein, which yields MTTSTVTPTGATASVVRLYDRMYHDRLSPQEVLAVRERVRAMADEVVAPAAHAIATGDERVEGFPREVFDELARRGLFRIPFAGDVGGDDLTHPATATAVAVEEIAYHSNSVAAVFDVHCILAGNALKHGTDKQKQQWLRPLVAGEIVGSFATSEPGASSDLAPTAVQTRADRTGDGWVLNGTKRWITNSPVAAFVVVLARTDDRLTTFIVPTNAPGVSVGLPDRKIGNRGQLTADVTFSDVRLTDDDVLGRPGEGLKIALQTLTYGRIGIGAAGVGMAQAAFDHMTAHLTTRHAFGKPLGANQHWQFAVAEYATQLEAARSTYLKAALRMDEGVDFPEPEAAMAKLLGTRLSVDIARDAVQVFGGMGFVQERGADGATSVVSTLYRDSKIGEIYEGANEIQKWVIARRVLGRDVTG from the coding sequence ATGACCACCTCGACAGTCACGCCGACGGGCGCCACCGCCTCCGTGGTTCGCCTGTACGACCGGATGTACCACGATCGGCTCAGCCCGCAGGAGGTCCTCGCCGTCCGTGAGCGCGTCCGCGCCATGGCGGACGAGGTCGTCGCCCCCGCGGCCCACGCCATCGCCACCGGGGACGAGCGGGTCGAGGGGTTCCCCCGTGAGGTGTTCGACGAGCTCGCCCGCCGCGGGCTGTTCCGCATCCCGTTCGCCGGCGACGTCGGCGGCGACGACCTGACTCACCCGGCCACCGCGACCGCGGTCGCCGTCGAGGAGATCGCCTACCACTCCAACAGCGTCGCCGCGGTCTTCGACGTCCACTGCATCCTCGCTGGAAACGCGCTCAAGCACGGCACCGACAAGCAGAAGCAGCAATGGCTGCGCCCGCTGGTCGCCGGAGAAATCGTCGGGTCCTTCGCCACCAGCGAGCCCGGAGCCTCCAGCGACCTGGCGCCCACCGCCGTGCAAACCCGTGCCGACCGCACCGGCGACGGCTGGGTCCTCAACGGCACCAAGCGGTGGATCACCAACTCTCCGGTCGCCGCGTTCGTCGTCGTCCTGGCGCGCACCGACGACCGCCTGACCACGTTCATCGTCCCGACCAACGCCCCCGGCGTCAGCGTCGGCCTACCCGACCGCAAGATCGGAAACCGAGGCCAGCTCACCGCCGACGTCACCTTCTCCGACGTACGGCTCACCGACGACGACGTGCTCGGCCGGCCCGGCGAAGGCCTCAAGATCGCCCTGCAGACCCTGACCTACGGCCGCATCGGCATCGGCGCCGCCGGCGTGGGCATGGCCCAGGCCGCCTTCGACCACATGACGGCCCACCTGACCACCCGCCACGCCTTCGGCAAGCCCCTGGGTGCGAACCAGCACTGGCAGTTCGCCGTCGCGGAGTACGCGACGCAGCTGGAAGCGGCACGCAGCACCTACCTCAAGGCCGCACTGCGCATGGACGAGGGAGTCGACTTCCCCGAGCCGGAGGCGGCGATGGCCAAGCTCCTCGGCACGCGCCTGTCAGTCGACATCGCCCGGGACGCCGTACAGGTCTTCGGCGGCATGGGTTTCGTGCAGGAACGCGGCGCCGACGGCGCGACCTCCGTGGTGTCGACCCTCTACCGCGACAGCAAGATCGGCGAAATCTACGAAGGCGCCAACGAGATCCAGAAGTGGGTCATCGCCCGCCGCGTGCTGGGTCGCGACGTCACGGGCTGA
- a CDS encoding flavin monoamine oxidase family protein gives MSDVDVDVVVVGAGYAGLIAARSLLNSGLTVQVLEAADRVGGRAMTVTSAAGTAVDLGGQWIGHDHVKVRSLAEEFGVSLFPTHTEGKALIRHRGRDVSMLSATGVAVGAALTRLAVAERFGLGARDDQTLATWLAKVGPRRARRLLEVALGEVTATDPESVSVRAVAQGIRGAGGLREMFGIEGGAQDALLTGGAGGLAEAIATELGPVIQLNQPVLGLARDGAGVTVSTPYGASRARRVVVTAAPPVAKAIAHRPALPEARELVQRDTFMGTVYKAVIVYDSPFWRADGYSGELFALDGPIPSAFDVSPPGGRGHLCVLVPGRGARNLDDLTEETRRATVLAELARNFGELARHPVSFHEKSWHRDEFVLGGYMAWPRPGSLEAVRTAGAQPVGRVHWAGTETSPRYSGYFEGAVLSGERVAEEVLTAL, from the coding sequence ATGAGTGATGTGGATGTGGATGTCGTCGTTGTCGGTGCGGGGTACGCGGGTCTGATCGCAGCCCGCAGCCTGCTGAACAGTGGGCTCACGGTCCAGGTTCTCGAAGCGGCCGACCGCGTGGGCGGCCGGGCGATGACGGTGACGTCGGCGGCCGGCACAGCCGTGGACCTGGGCGGTCAGTGGATCGGTCACGATCACGTGAAGGTGCGCTCCCTGGCGGAAGAGTTCGGGGTATCCCTGTTTCCGACCCACACCGAGGGCAAAGCACTGATCCGTCACCGGGGGCGCGACGTGTCGATGCTCTCGGCGACCGGTGTCGCCGTCGGCGCGGCCCTTACGAGGCTTGCTGTGGCGGAGCGGTTCGGGCTGGGGGCGCGTGACGACCAGACCCTCGCCACGTGGCTGGCGAAGGTCGGTCCCCGGCGGGCGCGCCGGCTCCTGGAGGTGGCGTTGGGGGAAGTCACTGCCACCGACCCCGAGTCGGTCTCCGTCCGGGCCGTGGCGCAAGGGATCAGGGGCGCCGGAGGTCTGCGCGAGATGTTCGGCATTGAAGGCGGAGCGCAAGACGCTCTACTGACGGGCGGTGCCGGCGGACTCGCAGAAGCGATCGCCACCGAGCTTGGGCCGGTGATCCAGCTGAATCAGCCAGTCCTCGGACTCGCCCGCGATGGAGCCGGCGTGACGGTCAGCACCCCCTACGGGGCGTCTCGCGCCCGCCGGGTCGTTGTCACGGCCGCACCTCCTGTGGCGAAAGCGATCGCTCACCGGCCCGCCCTCCCGGAGGCGCGGGAGCTGGTGCAGCGGGACACATTCATGGGGACGGTCTACAAGGCCGTCATCGTCTACGACTCGCCGTTCTGGCGTGCCGACGGGTACAGCGGCGAACTCTTCGCTCTCGACGGCCCGATCCCTTCCGCTTTCGACGTCTCGCCGCCCGGCGGCCGGGGCCACCTGTGCGTTCTGGTACCCGGCCGGGGCGCCCGCAATCTGGACGACCTGACCGAGGAGACTCGCCGTGCCACGGTCCTGGCCGAACTGGCCCGGAATTTCGGCGAACTCGCCCGCCATCCGGTGAGCTTCCACGAGAAGTCCTGGCACAGGGACGAGTTCGTCCTGGGTGGTTACATGGCGTGGCCCCGTCCCGGCTCTCTTGAGGCTGTCCGCACGGCCGGCGCGCAACCGGTGGGACGCGTCCACTGGGCCGGCACCGAGACCTCGCCCCGCTACAGCGGCTATTTCGAAGGCGCCGTGCTGTCCGGGGAGCGGGTCGCCGAAGAGGTGCTCACGGCGCTGTGA
- a CDS encoding 3-hydroxybutyryl-CoA dehydrogenase, producing MNDGNPDIRKVGVVGCGLMGSGIAEVFARSGLHTLVHEVDKAALDSGRERIGRSLARAVERGRLTPEQLERVEASLAFTTDLEDFADRDLAIEAVPEIEDLKVGVFTTLDRVVQRTDALFASNTSSIPIMKLGAATSRPGQVMGLHFFNPVPVLDLVELVPSLLTDDSAWTRMRHFVSTVLGRHVIVSQDRAGFVVNSLLVPYLLSAIRMFESGFAVAHDIDEGMVRGCGHPMGPLALVDHIGLDTTLAVAESLYAEFREPHYAPPPLLSRMVQAGNTGRKSGRGFYTYPTAASR from the coding sequence ATGAACGACGGAAATCCCGACATCCGCAAGGTCGGCGTGGTGGGCTGTGGATTGATGGGGTCCGGGATCGCCGAGGTGTTCGCGCGCAGCGGCCTGCACACGCTGGTCCACGAGGTGGACAAGGCGGCGCTGGACTCCGGCCGGGAGCGGATCGGCCGGTCACTCGCGCGGGCCGTGGAGCGTGGCAGGCTCACCCCCGAACAACTGGAGCGGGTGGAGGCTTCCCTGGCCTTCACCACCGACTTGGAGGACTTCGCCGACCGGGACCTGGCCATCGAGGCCGTGCCGGAGATCGAGGACCTGAAGGTCGGTGTCTTCACCACGCTCGACCGCGTCGTCCAGCGGACCGACGCCCTGTTCGCGTCCAACACGTCCTCGATCCCCATCATGAAGCTCGGTGCTGCCACGTCACGGCCGGGGCAGGTCATGGGCCTGCACTTCTTCAACCCCGTCCCGGTCCTCGACCTCGTCGAGCTGGTGCCGTCGCTGCTGACCGACGACAGCGCCTGGACGAGAATGCGGCACTTCGTGAGCACCGTCCTGGGGCGGCACGTCATCGTCTCCCAGGACCGGGCCGGTTTCGTCGTCAACTCCCTCCTGGTTCCCTACCTGCTCTCGGCGATCCGCATGTTCGAGTCGGGCTTCGCCGTCGCCCACGACATCGACGAGGGCATGGTGCGCGGCTGCGGCCACCCCATGGGGCCGCTGGCCCTGGTGGACCACATCGGTCTGGACACGACATTGGCGGTCGCCGAGTCCCTGTACGCCGAATTCAGGGAACCGCACTACGCGCCGCCGCCCCTGCTGTCCCGGATGGTCCAGGCCGGCAACACCGGACGGAAATCCGGGCGGGGCTTCTACACGTATCCGACGGCTGCCTCCCGGTAA
- a CDS encoding Zn-ribbon domain-containing OB-fold protein, with protein sequence MKRTPGHPRAAVSRHPVIEKGSTTMYVKTVEHEALVGPPKTVTELCFQRCTWCTTAVLRTSLLCPVCASTDLEWVSSKGRGRIHGSVTVRRQGARPRTMAVVDLGDGVRLRGAVDGVAPGLAPYGAPVSVLEITPDGVPVFELEPPLRDDW encoded by the coding sequence GTGAAGCGGACGCCGGGGCATCCCCGGGCCGCCGTCAGCCGTCATCCCGTGATCGAGAAGGGCAGCACCACCATGTACGTGAAGACGGTCGAGCACGAGGCACTCGTCGGCCCGCCGAAGACGGTCACCGAGCTCTGCTTCCAGCGCTGCACATGGTGCACGACTGCCGTGCTGCGCACGTCCCTGCTGTGCCCGGTCTGCGCGTCAACGGATCTGGAGTGGGTGAGCAGCAAGGGCCGTGGCCGGATCCACGGGTCGGTGACGGTGCGTAGGCAGGGTGCGCGCCCGCGGACGATGGCGGTGGTGGACCTGGGCGACGGCGTCAGACTGCGTGGAGCCGTCGATGGTGTGGCCCCGGGACTCGCCCCCTACGGGGCACCCGTGAGCGTACTGGAGATCACCCCTGACGGGGTGCCGGTGTTCGAGCTGGAGCCGCCGCTCCGCGATGACTGGTAG